From one Flavobacterium sp. N502536 genomic stretch:
- a CDS encoding amino acid adenylation domain-containing protein, translated as MKLTLPQQDVYFEQLLYPNEPIYNIGAKIKIKGQINRDAFQQAYLALINQHDSYRSILTNERENVEIKIVEEHNSTLGFVDFSQSKEPYETANLYMQQEFAKPFDLFGGHLLHVFTLVKVQENFHYLFSVYHHIITDGWGTSLMFQRLVDNYNEILEQGEIKSTYPFSYKDFAADDAAYQESEAYEQGKIYWTKKFQSLPQNLFDKIEDNIQINKSDRKELIVKREVYNQLNQLAANYKCSTFNVILAILYAYFGRKHQNNDFAIGLPVLNRSKFSYKKTVGLFMGVSPLRIAIDFNATFEDLITAIKNTLRHDYRHQRFPLGKLIQGLHIFSEKERLFNITLSYEKQNYSNDFLHTHTQVIPLTHQSERVALAIYIREFDEDEEVKIDFDYNLNYFTEAQITQVVHHFENLIHAILEAPNQIVKELNYLGDDEKRQVLETFNTTKADYQKDSTILDLFREQVVKFSTKEALKDDHKSYTYTELDEVSDRVAKYLINTYGQEDKSPIAVLLGRSANIVIVLLGILKAGRSYIPLDPTFPEDRLNYIVANSEVNVLINENGFCLNSSDEVQIISLETILETTAATEENLSLSVSPQDTAYIIYTSGSTGNPKGVEIGHKSLLNFLTSMQQEPGVRSGDVWFSVTTYSFDISILEFFVPLLSGAALYIASQETLADPTVIIKKIEEIRPTIIQATPSFYQMLFNADWQGDKRLKILCGGDLLSEALAEKLIDSNFEVWNMYGPTETTIWSSIKKLEHSKEASNIGKPIHNTQIYILDSFLSPKPIGTSGAIYIAGDGLAKGYYKNEALTREKFSKNPFRADSLLYETGDVGHWNDKGEIEFLGRNDNQVKIRGYRIELGDIESHLNQISGIKESVVIAKKGNQQEAFLVAYVLKTEETIDTKAIVTTLKMNLPYYMIPNTIILLDEFPLTPNQKIDRKDLAQRAIEHTDTGDDFKAADTPLEKKLSEYWKEVLNSKKEISTNENFFALGGHSLNAVKLAGLIVKNLLFDVTLKTIFDYPTIGVMASHLATLTPNNKPGIPFTSLKTDFEITPSQQELWVACQDLQKSIAYNMVAVFEINGTVFPDKINHALSQLILENEILRTNFVESKGAVFQKIKPKENIIFSITQIETKKEQASEIIQQYIETPFDLEQDLLLKMMLVRTSDTTSSLVFCTHHIIMDGVSLEYLTKEFIKKYNHPDAIIKDTGIQFKDYTAWLSTAADDKASLEFWQQYLAGYAIKETINSDWNHNDKQQNGAHFYDAFTKEETKALKQLAQQQKSTPHNIIISLLNVLIYKINDHSDIAIGTVNSGRNIADIATMIGMFVKTLPLRTQLNESMSFLALLKQVQDNMLLINTHQDLLPQLKKETLFDVLVTYQNPDFSFQETIKMDNAELKYIPADTNYSRFPLLFNFFESEDSLKISVSYGSSKYEEITIRFLLITFKNLVAQIIENPLLKVSEIEYPLASTNKLQETDFDFNF; from the coding sequence ATGAAACTTACCCTTCCTCAACAAGATGTTTATTTCGAGCAGTTACTATATCCCAATGAGCCTATCTATAACATTGGGGCCAAAATAAAAATTAAAGGTCAAATAAACCGGGATGCATTTCAACAGGCATACCTTGCCCTGATCAATCAGCACGACTCCTACAGAAGCATTCTGACCAATGAACGTGAGAACGTTGAGATAAAAATAGTCGAGGAGCACAATTCGACCTTGGGTTTTGTCGATTTTTCTCAATCGAAGGAGCCTTACGAGACAGCCAATTTATACATGCAGCAGGAGTTTGCAAAGCCTTTCGACTTGTTTGGAGGGCATCTTTTACATGTTTTTACGCTGGTTAAAGTTCAGGAGAACTTTCATTACCTGTTTTCAGTGTACCATCACATCATAACGGATGGTTGGGGAACCTCCTTAATGTTTCAGAGACTGGTAGACAACTACAATGAGATTTTGGAACAGGGGGAAATTAAGAGCACCTATCCCTTTAGTTACAAGGACTTCGCAGCCGATGATGCGGCTTATCAGGAATCGGAAGCGTACGAGCAGGGTAAAATATACTGGACTAAAAAATTTCAATCCCTGCCTCAAAATCTATTTGATAAAATAGAAGACAACATTCAAATCAATAAAAGCGATCGTAAAGAATTAATTGTAAAAAGAGAGGTGTACAATCAGCTCAACCAGCTGGCAGCAAACTACAAATGCTCTACTTTTAATGTGATTCTGGCCATTTTATATGCCTATTTTGGAAGAAAACACCAGAATAATGATTTTGCCATTGGGTTGCCGGTTTTAAACAGAAGTAAATTCAGTTACAAGAAAACGGTTGGTCTTTTCATGGGAGTTTCTCCTTTAAGAATTGCCATAGATTTTAATGCCACTTTCGAAGATCTGATTACAGCGATCAAAAACACATTAAGACACGATTACCGCCATCAGAGATTTCCATTGGGGAAATTAATTCAGGGACTTCATATTTTTAGTGAGAAAGAGCGATTGTTTAATATTACCCTCTCTTATGAAAAACAAAATTATTCAAATGATTTTCTTCATACCCATACACAGGTAATTCCGTTAACGCACCAATCGGAGCGAGTGGCTTTGGCCATTTACATCAGAGAATTTGATGAAGATGAAGAGGTGAAAATTGACTTCGATTACAACTTAAACTATTTCACTGAGGCACAGATTACGCAGGTAGTCCATCATTTTGAAAATTTAATTCATGCCATTTTAGAAGCTCCTAATCAAATCGTAAAAGAACTAAATTATCTGGGAGATGATGAAAAACGTCAGGTTCTCGAAACATTCAATACCACAAAAGCAGACTATCAAAAAGACAGCACTATACTTGATTTATTTCGGGAACAAGTTGTAAAATTCAGTACAAAAGAAGCTTTAAAAGACGATCATAAAAGCTATACCTATACAGAACTTGATGAGGTATCCGATCGGGTAGCCAAATATCTAATAAACACTTACGGGCAGGAGGATAAATCCCCAATTGCCGTTTTATTAGGACGTTCTGCAAACATTGTCATTGTTTTACTGGGCATATTGAAAGCGGGAAGATCGTACATTCCTCTGGATCCGACATTCCCTGAAGACAGACTCAACTATATTGTTGCTAATAGCGAGGTTAACGTACTTATAAATGAAAATGGCTTCTGTTTAAATTCCAGCGATGAGGTACAGATAATATCCTTAGAGACCATCTTAGAAACAACAGCAGCAACCGAAGAAAATCTCTCTCTAAGTGTTTCCCCTCAGGACACCGCTTATATCATTTATACATCGGGTTCAACAGGCAACCCAAAAGGAGTTGAAATAGGGCATAAGTCCTTGCTTAATTTCCTGACCAGCATGCAGCAGGAGCCGGGAGTTAGATCGGGTGATGTATGGTTTTCGGTTACAACTTACTCCTTTGATATTTCAATTTTAGAATTTTTTGTACCCCTGTTGTCAGGAGCCGCATTGTACATTGCGAGCCAGGAAACTTTAGCAGATCCAACTGTTATCATCAAGAAAATAGAAGAGATCCGGCCAACTATAATTCAGGCTACACCAAGTTTTTATCAAATGCTGTTCAACGCAGACTGGCAGGGAGACAAAAGATTAAAAATACTTTGTGGCGGCGACTTATTAAGTGAAGCATTGGCCGAAAAATTAATCGACAGCAATTTTGAAGTCTGGAACATGTATGGCCCGACAGAAACAACCATTTGGTCCAGTATAAAAAAACTCGAACACTCAAAAGAGGCTTCAAACATTGGAAAACCCATCCACAATACCCAAATTTATATATTGGATTCCTTTTTGAGTCCTAAACCCATAGGAACTTCGGGAGCAATTTATATCGCCGGAGACGGATTGGCAAAAGGTTATTATAAAAATGAGGCACTTACTCGCGAAAAATTTAGTAAAAATCCATTTCGAGCGGACAGTTTACTCTACGAAACCGGCGATGTCGGACATTGGAATGATAAAGGAGAAATTGAATTTTTAGGCCGAAATGACAATCAGGTTAAGATTAGAGGGTACCGAATTGAATTGGGAGACATAGAATCACATTTGAATCAGATTTCAGGAATAAAAGAATCCGTTGTGATCGCAAAAAAAGGAAATCAGCAGGAAGCCTTTTTAGTCGCGTATGTCCTAAAAACAGAAGAAACAATTGACACAAAAGCAATTGTGACTACCTTAAAAATGAATCTTCCGTACTACATGATTCCCAACACAATTATTCTTTTGGATGAATTTCCACTAACGCCCAATCAAAAAATAGACAGAAAGGACCTGGCACAAAGAGCCATTGAGCATACTGACACAGGAGACGATTTTAAAGCAGCGGATACGCCTTTAGAAAAGAAACTTTCAGAATACTGGAAAGAAGTTTTAAACAGCAAAAAGGAAATAAGTACAAATGAGAACTTTTTTGCTTTGGGAGGACATTCGTTAAACGCAGTGAAACTGGCAGGATTAATAGTCAAAAATTTATTGTTCGACGTGACCCTGAAAACGATTTTCGATTATCCTACAATTGGAGTAATGGCCAGCCATTTAGCGACTTTAACACCAAATAATAAACCGGGTATTCCTTTTACATCTCTAAAAACCGATTTTGAAATAACGCCTTCACAGCAGGAATTGTGGGTAGCCTGTCAGGATCTTCAAAAATCAATCGCTTACAATATGGTAGCGGTTTTTGAAATTAACGGAACCGTATTTCCGGATAAGATAAACCATGCCTTATCTCAGTTAATTCTTGAAAATGAGATCTTGCGCACCAATTTTGTAGAGAGCAAAGGAGCTGTTTTTCAAAAAATTAAACCAAAAGAAAATATCATCTTTAGTATCACTCAGATCGAAACTAAAAAAGAACAGGCTTCAGAAATTATTCAGCAATACATAGAAACCCCTTTTGATTTAGAACAGGATTTACTTTTAAAAATGATGCTGGTACGCACCAGCGACACCACATCCTCGTTAGTATTTTGTACCCATCATATCATTATGGATGGCGTTTCATTAGAATATCTTACCAAAGAATTTATTAAAAAGTACAACCATCCCGATGCGATAATTAAAGACACAGGCATTCAGTTCAAAGATTATACCGCCTGGTTATCTACCGCTGCAGACGATAAAGCCTCTTTAGAATTTTGGCAGCAATATTTAGCGGGTTATGCGATCAAAGAAACGATTAACAGCGATTGGAATCACAATGATAAACAGCAAAACGGAGCACATTTTTATGATGCGTTTACCAAAGAAGAGACAAAAGCGCTGAAACAATTGGCACAGCAGCAAAAAAGCACCCCGCATAACATTATAATTTCGCTTTTGAATGTGCTTATTTATAAAATTAATGATCACAGTGATATTGCAATCGGAACCGTAAACTCGGGAAGAAACATCGCCGATATCGCTACCATGATTGGGATGTTTGTAAAAACACTGCCGCTTCGTACGCAGCTAAATGAAAGTATGAGCTTTTTAGCGCTTTTAAAACAAGTGCAGGACAACATGCTTTTGATAAATACACATCAGGATCTTCTGCCGCAACTCAAAAAAGAAACCTTGTTTGATGTTCTGGTAACGTATCAGAATCCGGATTTTTCATTTCAGGAAACCATAAAAATGGACAATGCCGAACTAAAATACATACCCGCCGATACCAATTACAGCCGATTCCCCTTGCTTTTTAATTTCTTCGAAAGTGAAGACAGTCTGAAAATCAGCGTTTCGTACGGCAGCAGCAAATATGAAGAAATTACGATCCGGTTTCTGCTGATTACTTTTAAAAATTTAGTAGCTCAAATAATAGAAAACCCTTTACTCAAAGTATCAGAAATAGAATATCCTTTAGCGAGTACAAACAAACTCCAGGAAACAGATTTTGACTTTAACTTTTAG
- a CDS encoding cyclic peptide export ABC transporter translates to MFKISLKNTILLAAYALPNTILSFGIVYIINNALSGNKSFMTDYTGMVFFAIVVYTYLLNIIFQKGLNEFSFKMLYDNEKIIFSKILQTSLIKLENLGSQRFFTVVEDLRVFGLLPYTVTHTVNSVLMLVLCLIYMFTISISSALIVVALIIAVAASYLVVINSMSKKVTSLREYNDDYYMYVDDVMKGFKKLKLSFFRTENLMNKFLKPNRDQAGELDFKISYIFLSINLISQYGLYAIIATILFVLPGWGLLSQSDVIAYVVIVLFISGPINNLINLQQTYTRFIVANKRIKDFLKDFEVHEDAKPQPEIQHTSFESIEFRDIHFSYNSDSNDSVFALGPIDLTIKEGETIFIVGGNGSGKSTFINTFTGLYTPSKGEMLLNGKEIESSQENQNLIAAVFTDDHIFSHNYEEYTVENNLEYKQLLEMMKLDQVILDDKESSARRKFSKGQSKRMSLIFALMEKKPILVLDEWAADQDPYFRKFFYEELIPKLKAEGKTIIAVTHDDAYFHLADRILKFNYGKIDAEVTVDKSKEYSKELFWA, encoded by the coding sequence ATGTTTAAAATATCACTAAAAAATACAATTCTTCTGGCGGCCTATGCTTTGCCAAATACAATTCTTAGTTTCGGAATAGTGTACATTATAAACAACGCCCTGTCTGGTAATAAGTCGTTTATGACGGATTATACCGGAATGGTTTTTTTTGCAATTGTTGTCTACACCTACTTGTTGAACATCATTTTTCAAAAGGGACTCAATGAGTTTTCTTTTAAAATGTTGTACGATAATGAAAAAATAATATTTTCAAAAATTCTTCAGACCTCACTTATAAAATTGGAAAATCTGGGTTCACAGCGTTTTTTCACTGTCGTTGAAGACCTGAGAGTATTCGGGCTTTTGCCTTATACGGTAACGCATACCGTGAATTCTGTTTTAATGTTAGTGCTTTGTTTGATCTACATGTTTACCATTTCTATAAGTTCAGCTCTTATTGTTGTGGCATTAATCATTGCAGTGGCAGCCTCTTATCTGGTGGTTATAAACTCTATGTCTAAAAAAGTAACCAGCCTCAGAGAATACAACGATGATTATTATATGTATGTGGATGACGTAATGAAAGGGTTCAAAAAACTAAAATTGAGCTTTTTCAGAACGGAGAATTTAATGAACAAATTTTTAAAACCCAATCGGGATCAGGCCGGAGAACTGGACTTTAAAATCAGTTACATCTTTTTGTCGATCAATCTGATTAGCCAGTATGGTTTGTATGCCATTATTGCAACTATTTTGTTCGTATTGCCAGGCTGGGGATTGTTAAGCCAGTCCGATGTTATTGCCTATGTGGTCATTGTTTTGTTTATCTCAGGCCCTATAAACAATCTCATAAATCTACAGCAAACTTATACCCGTTTTATTGTAGCCAACAAAAGAATCAAAGATTTCTTAAAAGACTTTGAAGTGCATGAAGATGCAAAACCACAACCGGAAATACAGCATACTTCGTTTGAAAGTATTGAATTCAGAGACATACATTTTTCATACAATAGTGACTCCAACGATAGTGTGTTTGCATTAGGTCCGATAGATCTGACCATAAAAGAAGGAGAAACCATTTTTATTGTGGGTGGAAATGGTTCCGGGAAAAGTACCTTCATTAACACATTTACCGGACTGTACACACCTTCTAAAGGAGAAATGCTTTTAAACGGAAAAGAAATCGAATCCAGTCAGGAAAATCAAAATTTAATAGCGGCTGTATTTACCGATGATCATATATTCTCTCACAACTATGAAGAATACACCGTTGAAAACAATCTCGAATACAAACAGTTACTGGAAATGATGAAGCTGGATCAGGTTATTTTAGACGATAAAGAAAGCTCTGCCAGAAGGAAATTTTCGAAAGGACAAAGTAAAAGAATGTCATTAATCTTTGCTTTGATGGAGAAAAAGCCAATTTTGGTTTTAGACGAATGGGCTGCCGATCAGGACCCGTATTTCAGAAAGTTTTTTTATGAAGAACTCATCCCAAAATTAAAAGCAGAAGGAAAAACAATTATCGCAGTAACACACGATGACGCCTATTTTCATCTGGCAGACCGAATTTTAAAATTCAACTACGGTAAAATTGATGCCGAGGTAACAGTCGACAAATCAAAAGAATACAGCAAAGAATTATTCTGGGCTTAG
- a CDS encoding thioesterase II family protein has protein sequence MKKKQLFLLHFAGGSIYSFEFLKSAYTDFEMIPVELPGRGKRIKEKLLTSYKEAIQDIFSQITAQLNGNPFIIYGHSLGSSLGLGVTDLLEKNNTPPQCLIVSGNAGPGITSDNDRSDLDRDDFVNMLTELGGISDELLQSKELLDFVLPILRADFKIVEQDFFIENTVVKSPIVAIMGNSEKYVDRINNWKKHTASGFSSYVLKGNHFFILNNGDNLIKIFETSFDECASLNYQ, from the coding sequence ATGAAAAAAAAGCAACTATTCTTACTGCACTTTGCCGGTGGTAGCATATACTCCTTTGAATTTCTGAAGTCAGCTTACACCGATTTTGAAATGATACCGGTAGAGCTTCCAGGCAGAGGAAAAAGAATCAAAGAAAAATTACTTACTTCTTATAAGGAGGCCATTCAGGATATCTTTTCGCAAATAACAGCGCAGCTTAATGGCAATCCATTTATCATTTACGGGCACAGTTTAGGTTCCTCTTTAGGTTTGGGGGTAACCGATTTATTGGAGAAAAACAACACTCCGCCCCAATGTCTTATTGTAAGCGGCAACGCCGGACCCGGAATCACAAGCGACAACGACCGATCTGATCTGGATCGGGATGATTTCGTCAATATGCTCACCGAATTGGGAGGGATATCTGATGAATTGCTGCAAAGCAAAGAGCTGTTAGATTTTGTATTACCGATACTTAGAGCCGATTTTAAAATAGTAGAACAAGATTTTTTTATTGAAAATACGGTCGTAAAATCTCCGATAGTAGCCATAATGGGGAACTCAGAAAAATACGTAGACCGAATCAACAACTGGAAAAAACATACTGCTTCGGGATTTAGTTCCTACGTACTCAAAGGAAACCATTTTTTCATACTCAATAATGGAGATAATCTGATTAAGATTTTTGAAACCAGTTTTGATGAATGTGCGAGTCTGAACTATCAGTAA
- a CDS encoding TonB-dependent receptor, with the protein MKYNYMHINYIGLLCVFIFLCNSTYGQNSKTPDNSIYKQVSTSSISGTVIDAENKEPVIFATILLLNEEQETLIKSELSENKGEFNFINLKNGKYRIKIVHDDYKTFKSEIITIKEDNKKQLLPIELLKTIKKENLKEVVIVKKKKFIETKIDRTILNVDALESNSGITALELLKKAPGTSISEQGVVSLNGKANTTIFIDDRPTYLSGAQLESYLSGLASDNIDKIEIMTNPPAKYEAAGNGGVINIKLKKSKKEGENGSVVVGLRQHKFTEYNTTFDLNKKKEKYNLFLSGNIGYKKRFQNLFINRNFTETGSYSRQETNNVGDAIVTNLRFGADYNLSKNTVIGFSTDSQIWNGNDIDDGRNYLYNKTQAMDSIVKTLGDSDSKSVNSATNFNVTHKLNEKSDVSANFDYLLYDSFPYQEFKNSIVFSDASKNYSDMLVGGAASKVNIYAGKADYSNQLTKKTNLQTGFKYSNIRTNNESKYFDIVNGNTTPNLNQNNKFLYDEKITALYASSNTNFDRLSMQLGLRYESVKIVGDQLGNEIKPRMKTKTSYDNFFPTVYLSYKLDSLANNTVGINYGKRIDRPYYQDLNPVVIQLDKLTFYKGNPNLKPSITNSVEASFAHKSLLNVTLAYSKINDQIMETIEILNNTYYSMPGNIGDTQVSNLSVSSTFNLASWLTFSTNAQLSYTDTKSNFFGGKLHSYGYNFRIDPVLQIKLKNDYNVELFSRYVSKAYVAQFSIDPYWFLDITVSKKLSSRSSIKLIGMDIFRTYINKGIINNLVNTTADYKTLWNTRQVRVSFTYNFGDKITTQERENNSIDTEKNRIK; encoded by the coding sequence ATGAAATACAATTATATGCATATAAATTATATCGGTTTGCTGTGTGTGTTTATTTTTCTATGCAATTCAACATACGGACAAAATTCAAAAACACCAGATAATTCGATATACAAGCAAGTTTCAACTTCATCAATTTCAGGAACTGTTATCGATGCTGAAAACAAAGAGCCTGTCATTTTTGCAACAATTCTTTTGTTGAATGAGGAACAGGAAACCTTAATAAAAAGTGAATTGTCTGAAAACAAAGGAGAGTTTAATTTTATAAATCTGAAGAACGGGAAATACAGAATTAAAATTGTTCATGATGACTACAAGACTTTTAAAAGTGAAATTATTACAATAAAAGAAGACAACAAAAAACAACTTTTGCCTATAGAATTGCTTAAGACCATAAAAAAGGAAAATTTAAAAGAAGTTGTAATCGTTAAAAAGAAAAAGTTCATTGAGACTAAGATCGACCGTACTATTTTAAATGTAGACGCTTTAGAATCAAACAGTGGAATTACGGCTTTAGAATTGTTAAAGAAAGCACCCGGAACCAGTATAAGCGAGCAGGGAGTGGTAAGTTTGAATGGAAAAGCAAATACTACGATTTTTATCGACGACCGTCCAACGTACCTGTCGGGAGCACAACTTGAAAGTTATTTAAGCGGACTGGCTTCAGATAACATCGACAAAATTGAAATAATGACCAACCCGCCTGCCAAATATGAAGCGGCAGGAAATGGGGGAGTGATCAACATCAAACTAAAAAAGAGCAAAAAAGAAGGAGAAAACGGAAGCGTAGTAGTGGGATTGAGACAGCATAAATTTACCGAGTACAACACCACCTTTGATTTGAATAAGAAAAAAGAGAAGTACAACCTTTTTTTAAGTGGAAACATTGGTTACAAAAAACGTTTTCAGAATCTCTTCATCAATAGAAACTTTACAGAAACAGGCAGTTACAGCAGACAGGAAACCAATAATGTAGGAGATGCTATAGTGACCAACCTCAGATTTGGTGCAGATTACAATCTTTCAAAAAATACTGTTATCGGATTCTCCACAGATAGTCAGATCTGGAATGGGAATGATATCGACGATGGTCGAAATTATCTCTACAACAAAACCCAGGCCATGGATTCAATTGTAAAAACACTAGGGGACTCCGACAGTAAATCGGTAAACAGTGCCACAAATTTTAACGTCACACATAAGCTGAATGAAAAGAGCGATGTTAGTGCCAATTTCGATTATTTACTATACGATTCTTTCCCCTATCAGGAATTTAAAAATTCGATCGTGTTTTCGGATGCAAGTAAAAATTATTCCGATATGCTCGTAGGAGGAGCGGCTTCTAAGGTTAATATTTATGCGGGAAAGGCAGATTATTCGAATCAGCTGACTAAGAAAACAAATTTACAGACCGGATTTAAATACAGTAACATCAGAACCAATAATGAAAGTAAATATTTTGATATCGTAAACGGTAATACGACTCCAAACTTAAATCAGAATAATAAATTTTTGTACGACGAAAAGATAACAGCTTTATACGCGAGTTCCAACACCAATTTTGACAGACTCTCGATGCAGTTAGGACTTCGATATGAAAGTGTGAAAATTGTGGGCGATCAGTTAGGAAACGAAATAAAGCCCAGAATGAAAACCAAAACCAGCTATGATAATTTTTTCCCGACCGTCTATCTGTCTTATAAGCTGGATTCTTTAGCGAATAATACCGTAGGAATCAATTACGGAAAAAGAATCGACAGACCGTATTATCAGGATCTTAATCCCGTGGTTATCCAGTTAGATAAACTAACTTTTTACAAAGGAAATCCCAATCTGAAACCGTCCATTACCAATTCAGTCGAAGCTTCTTTTGCCCATAAAAGCCTGCTGAACGTTACGCTGGCCTACAGTAAAATTAACGATCAGATTATGGAAACCATAGAAATTTTAAACAATACCTATTACAGTATGCCCGGAAATATAGGCGATACCCAGGTAAGCAATCTTAGTGTGAGCTCCACTTTTAATCTTGCCTCATGGCTAACGTTTTCTACAAATGCTCAACTGTCCTACACCGATACTAAGAGCAATTTCTTTGGAGGCAAACTGCACAGTTATGGCTACAATTTCAGAATCGATCCCGTATTGCAAATAAAACTAAAGAACGACTATAATGTTGAACTCTTCAGTCGATACGTAAGCAAAGCCTATGTGGCTCAGTTTTCTATAGATCCTTATTGGTTTCTGGATATAACCGTCAGTAAAAAACTTTCTAGCAGAAGTTCAATCAAATTAATAGGTATGGATATTTTTAGAACCTATATCAACAAAGGAATAATTAATAATCTGGTTAATACAACGGCAGACTATAAGACTTTATGGAATACGAGACAGGTGAGAGTATCGTTTACGTATAATTTTGGAGATAAAATCACCACTCAGGAAAGAGAAAATAACAGTATCGATACCGAGAAGAACAGAATTAAATAA